A stretch of Apis cerana isolate GH-2021 linkage group LG1, AcerK_1.0, whole genome shotgun sequence DNA encodes these proteins:
- the LOC107994861 gene encoding golgin subfamily B member 1-like isoform X9, with product MKWFLLLLILQFIMWSASEEPPGTMEGDAPESMIHAKEKCEQNKSQLESLKEIMLKNKQSLKKKEEEVQEYARRLSKIKSRAKLSRRNREGNLSSKDIARISETALTDTPEENIDDISQAKTAKAKSTLLQKKLAENRKAFEQRNKEISETKRAVEEKVEAIRQQLEEKDATVMAFQKDQISITAVKPVMITSDIMSPIQIESIQEKESKITELNNKILELEATIMDLQENLKEKDSVIESKTKAVTLMSADLSKRGKTTLDTLEDTKDEMRTMQEHFVLLETSLKNKNENLLMQLQERDDKIIELEDSVDRFRKQINEQKLSETASVDFSRSTMDTLVETKEAMKSMQENFVLMESSLKAKNDNLLEQLKDYELKLAEANERIFKLESGIGIVRDPTVDDLQFKLEKLEHNNKQLQDEKYELQKSLAELQDKIVNISMHGNGAIIEKDNRIIELENLVEELKQSNKFLEEESKAELQKQVADLTLKNEEYSNKITDLENFVHKLEEEKNEIAAKLPEEDIIKEDEKVAKLTKELEELNKNMIKIKAKHKSKIKSLQQQLENFKKISDTNAELVRLGNQVALLEEEKGNLQLSLVDFDELKASAGDWQERVVDLESKVSAQTKEIEMQIEAIATLENQKLDLLQELHMAKQEISSLEAENAESENLRVTAEIKVVDLEEQLEAIHRIQNESKLESSSEVNSAELIKQVETLTQENTELYNRISKFEEKGTSDTGSTESFEAIQELDKTDLLKKIEDLTQKNNELTVKLNKLQEKENADSIESMNNIDKNELLKKIDQLTQENTDLTMKLSRVEEKGSSDTGSTESFERIPENNESMTKIELLTQENSELVIKLTKLEEQLEYIESKSDIDLKLKIDTLEQENDNQSIELSKLKIQLMDFIEENNRLHKEIEMLSINNTDLTIEPDKLEVQIETEQSEESKVSKRDVDFKTQINTLTEEKDLLQKEVKELRNSLEQWHEKNQDLQINDLRIKIEELLRENEEIVTKMSELKTSNQKLEENVIKITQEKEELNLKLNQMLDSNNENNLKLTEKLDKLNLEKQNIEEKKELDEQISIPLEKSDQEFLKTPQLDEALSQQTETMIVASLEQEIEKCKNLIAEQTSLIEEMKVKLVNKEKELEEKSQQIVDCEKSGKKVETLENELREMFSTIEEWRYKCNEMQEKMEKLEAGKASIEEKFRILQNENKILLEQNKEKDAETILLKKQLQDITVTFESKLQKQISTISEKENEIIRLKETIEEKDQELQAKYTELQNKMITIDSLQDEFNNCKMLIQEKDSLITSMTNEVANLNNLVKSKEEEIYSLRKNITELNDKIEESIPVKDYNDLVEKLKDKNMILDELECRINATTKENSNLSEKVKNLSQQNNDIQNQLTEKQRELVDLITTKDHLEAQIVESKDEKGEAERRVWELQSIIDNNTKFVNDLQTELRSNYKQIEQLKLKHTEDTQLQNQRLENVIEELGAKMQECEILKEELEQKERLIGRNVTEEVKLALESKVGDLERKLKDSEEKIQMQLEKMKKIAANLKKKTAVCQELETRVAELEEKWTTEKDEKEAKNKQIQDVEIAIREKDNRIADLEEKLAQSRNESAQASKNIEKLTTDLSNLKEKMTLLTQQITEMEEEIVKLRVDVESSTADLTSEKESRQNILSEYESYRRQVVQENERKQLELDEMKEKARELSVRMQVMEAEYVEHLTLINDLKAENGLLLSKQAHINEKLETVEKESEERRLLLEQMERAVVNTRAEATQTQEEEMANEDDAKMSGALQHCSHCEQCQTLVQALEAKLQEREAEIENLDNELANSIGNFVQMRESLRFNDLMNQTGMRNRTLEDPYNDLLFQYNSLASSHEELKVNLEKASKENEELRGRIDQLRSTNDTLQEKIMTLENVDALNSDLVKKCEEREEELLNVQQEMQIVQRRLNAQAESLKSMEVQRETAEKLLQDTKDSLQREIDSLKMDKDSNERKIKDLEMELNTYRNRSAESMASRESTFDVPPRDNAPRLFDASRIFGSAPSDSDPLPDKEVKRLRSLLEEKEAQCSNLTQEIDQLQGTMIEERTLIERLKASQKELQADLEKAEQLVAEKEKQIDSLNVELRNSNMERGNDKLEESLLAKDDQLRELNTRLSSMKETLDETIVERNRQDSLLRSYESQINNLEMELKNSSDLEAIQDLEKRVLSLTKERDLLQLQVNDLTRSMEELKDSINLGRNLQMEIERVGRERDEAKETIANLSRALEEACKQSDKATATDASTKESTPLDEEQVGKIVTEERNVSSDVGETWDAGSTEKINVDEEIWGWNTEDAQLDSEQAMASTILIPSTEIQLRAKVDDLQDQIKDLERERARMVEENKAAQLRNAKMIKKLKEYKVQAESLQQQLKIQKSATDFYGLDSAIEEELKSQIGKLEKNLNEVKEEQRNTVAEKEALAKRLDVVVSANERYMEMKERQDMDMEVLRIRNKELSEKVEILDKRLQGSATRENSTTFRIVEDVDPSSEQVEQKVVAQEQVVAANRGKRSAEEADLESLSKKYKEEIDDLKDEMEALATENEQLQHFLEEQKIKLSALESKRNAEEDESIQIVDDLNRKISELQAVLSKSREEYDLLRKQYEQSLMDANDQVTAMRQNADYLKEEAFERTSKLEMEVADLRQQLEASELNVTELQKSLEDALREKLRAEERLTDLTASSEKQVSSLNASMLEVTDLLNIRIQEVADLKQELQKQYVDHEEAKMKLQNSVQELNREFDEKRQEMEDLKRSFTEKEKEFIERQSVETVSALVSQATQELMQKHAIEIEERDKHVQNLNERLSTLEIATNEYLLEKQNNVIQLDAQTQELELLRQNLMEKESSLASVRERFASTEKQLTERELELNEREETIQKLSLENQRYVETIEELRKRLNESAAISANVNEYTLRIQTLEQEVENMRSLLDEKDEILRKSAQETTECREIIEKNRIELSELRMEIQKVEDLKNELLEKGEQVNSLKLELEATRKVLEETRQNLNEKVSLLDQSNQMLNEKEMEIDRLSSLQQDRRNSVNMIDGLPVFRMGNGEQNLQLTIDNMQVELERRQEEIEHLKYILNENTYPGIIQEMQQRINCLYNEKAELESSLEVINARAEEKEKQIHALKQRIETQSQEFISKEEASFHSRDRRSIQEQEQIVRLQNELYTKEQEINELKYIVAEKDSQLSVQASMEPQSDEFELREMVQRLTAELYGKEEEIKHTKLTIVELQREVSRLKEFERFSEQTREAVQKLNAEKEQIRLEGEEFLERKLKEKEMEIDEIKRNLAMENQKILDELSFNNRDIENLKSQLMELSTTEQRTKDELRRKEEDLIQVNSDLAEKERRLAELSITKDAELHNLKIQIYEKDARIEELVSLYEEGEKRFTELKNTLTAREVEINSLKTLLEDKVKEYQLIQNVLKKDVSVLDTSTTLNTETSDEKIKTSTSQELDLALYMLHQRDVRCEELTHELMQLLEERDTLQLRLSNAIRVNEDLRKGSLTNVDLSPKMEASTSGDTVEPIVEHPSPSKSEGPVEIAKEAIDAPIGENKEILAQN from the exons ATGAAGtggtttttattgttattaatattacagttTATAATGTGGAGTGCATCAGAAGAACCACCAGGAACAATGGAAGGGGATGCACCTGAATCTATGATACATGCAAAAGAGAAAtgtgaacaaaataaaagtcAGTTGGAatctttgaaagaaattatgttgaaaaataaacaaagtttaaaaaagaaagaagaggaagttcag gaaTATGCAAGAAgactttctaaaattaaatctagaGCTAAGTTATCACGTCGAAATAGAGAAGGAAATTTGTCTTCTAAAGATATAGCTCGTATATCTGAAACTGCTTTAACAGATACAcctgaagaaaatattgatgatattAGTCAAGCAAAAACTGCAAAAGCAAAGTCTACTTTACTCCAAAAAAAGTTAGCAGAGAATAGAAAGGCTTTTGAACAacgtaataaagaaataagtgAAACTAAACGAGCAGTTGAAGAAAAAGTAGAAGCTATTAGGCaacaattagaagaaaaagatgcaACAGTAATGGCTTTTCAAAAGGATCAAATATCCATTACAGCTGTAAAACCAGTCATGATTACTTCTGAT atCATGTCACCAATTCAAATAGAAAgtattcaagaaaaagaaagtaaaattacagaacttaataataaaattttggagCTTGAAGCTACAATTATGGATCTTCAGGAaaacttaaaagaaaaagattctgTTATTGAATCTAAGACAAAGGCAGTTACCCTTATGTCTGCAGATCTTTCAAAAAGGGGTAAAACGACGTTAGATACTTTAGAAGATACAAAAGATGAAATGCGAACAATGCAGGAACATTTTGTACTTTTAGAgacatctttgaaaaataaaaacgaaaatctCTTAATGCAGTTGCAAGAAAgagatgataaaattatagaactaGAAGATTCAGTTGAtcg atttaggaAACAGATTAATGAGCAAAAATTGTCTGAGACTGCCAGTGTCGATTTCTCTCGTTCTACCATGGATACTTTGGTAGAAACTAAAGAAGCTATGAAATCAAtgcaagaaaattttgtactCATGGAATCTTCACTTAAAGCGAAAAATGACAATTTGCTGGaacaattaaaagattatgagTTAAAATTAGCAGAAGCTAATGAACGTATCTTTAAACTCGAATCTGGTATTGGAATAGTCAGAGATCCAACTGTTGATGATTTGCaattcaaattagaaaaattggaacataataataaacaattgcaagatgaaaaatatgagTTACAAAAAAGTCTTGCAGAATTAcaagataaaattgtaaatatatcaatgcATGGTAATGGtgcaataatagaaaaagataatagaataattgaacTTGAAAATTTAGTAGAAGAGTTAAaacaatctaataaatttcttgaagAAGAATCTAAAGCAGAATTACAAAAACAAGTAGCagatttaactttaaaaaatgaagagtattcaaataaaataactgatcttgaaaattttgttcataaacttgaagaagaaaaaaatgaaattgcagCAAAATTACCAGAAGaggatattattaaagaagatgaaaaagtGGCAAAACTTACTAaggaattagaagaattaaataaaaatatgatcaaaattaaagcaaaacataaaagtaaaataaaaagtttacaacaacaattggaaaattttaaaaag ATATCTGATACAAATGCGGAACTTGTCAGGTTGGGGAATCAAGTGGCATTATTAGAGGAGGAGAAAGGTAACCTTCAGCTGAGTCTGGTAGACTTTGACGAGCTTAAAG CCTCAGCAGGAGATTGGCAAGAACGTGTTGTTGATCTTGAAAGTAAAGTTTCTGCTcaaacgaaagaaattgaaatgcaAATTGAAGCCATTGCTACTCTAGAGAATCAAAAATTGGATCTTTTGCAAG AGCTTCATATGGCAAAACAAGAAATCTCGTCTTTAGAGGCGGAAAATGCAGAATCTGAGAATCTTAGAGTAACTGCAGAAATAAAAGTCGTTGATCTTGAAGAACAATTAGAAGCTATTCATAGAATACaaaatgaaagtaaattaGAATCTTCATCAGAGGTTAATTCTGCAGAGTTAATTAAACAAGTGGAAACTTTAACACAAGAAAATACTgagttatataatagaatatcgaaatttgaagaaaaaggaaCATCTGATACTGGATCTACTGAATCATTTGAAGCTATACAAGAATTAGATAAAACtgatttgttgaaaaaaatcgaagatttaacacagaaaaataatgaattaaccgttaaattgaataaacttcaagaaaaagaaaatgctgATTCCATCGAATCTATGaataacattgataaaaatgaattattaaagaaaattgatcaattaacACAAGAAAATACTGatttaacaatgaaattgAGTAGAGTGGAAGAGAAAGGATCCTCAGATACGGGTTCGACAGAATCTTTTGAACGAATACCAGAAAATAATGAGAGTATGACAAAAATTGAACTTCTTACACAAGAAAATAGCGAACTTGTAATTAAACTTACAAAACTTGAGGaacaattagaatatatagaatctaAATCAGATATCGATTTgaagttaaaaattgatacTTTAGAGCaagaaaatgataatcaaTCTATAGAATTATCGAaacttaaaattcaattaatggatttcattgaagaaaataatagattgcacaaagaaattgaaatgttGTCTATAAACAATACTGATTTAACTATTGAGCCAGATAAATTAGAAGTTCAAATTGAAACTGAACAATCCGAAGAATCTAAAGTATCAAAAAGGGATGTTGATTTCAAAACacaaattaatacattaacggaagaaaaagatcttttacaaaaagaagtaaaagaaTTACGTAATTCATTGGAACAATGGCATGAGAAAAATCAGGATCTTCAAATCAATGATTTGAGAATCAAAATAGAAGAATTGTTGagagaaaacgaagaaatagTTACAAAAATGTCAGAACTTAAAACCTCTAatcaaaaattagaagaaaatgtaataaaaattacacaagaaaaagaagaattaaatttaaaacttaatcaAATGTTGGATTCTAATaatgagaataatttaaaacttacggaaaaattagataaattgaaTCTTGAAAAACAGAATAttgaggagaaaaaagaactcGATGAACAAATTAGTATTCCTTTAGAAAAATCTGATCAAGAATTTCTTAAAACACCACAATTAGATGAAGCTTTATCTCAACAAACAGAAACGATGATCGTTGCTTCTTTGGAACAGGAGatagaaaaatgcaaaaatttgatCGCAGAACAAACAAGTCTAATCGAAgaaatgaaagtaaaattagtaaacaaggaaaaagaattagaagagAAAAGTCAACAGATTGTGGATTGTGAAAAGTCTGGAAAGAAAGTTGAAACTTTGGAAAATGAATTGAGAGAAATGTTTAGTACTATAGAAGAATGGAGATATAAGTGCAATGAAATGCaagaaaaaatggagaaattgGAAGCGGGAAAAGCttctatcgaagaaaaattcagaatattacaaaacgagaataaaatattattggaacaaaataaagagaaagatgCTGAAACTATATTACTGAAAAAACAATTGCAGGATATAACCGTGACATTTGAATCAAAGcttcaaaaacaaatttcaacgatatctgaaaaagaaaatgaaattattagattGAAAGAAACTATCGAGGAAAAAGATCAAGAATTACAAGCGAAATATACGGAACtccaaaataaaatgatcACGATAGACAGTTTGCAAGATGAATTTAACAATTGTAAAATGTTAATCCAAGAGAAGGATTCTTTAATAACATCGATGACCAATGAAGTTGCAAATCTCAATAATCTAGTAAAaagtaaagaagaagaaatatattctttaaggaaaaatattaccgaattgaatgataaaatagaagaGTCGATACCCGTGAAAGATTATAACGATTTGGTGGAAAAGTTgaaggataaaaatatgattctcGATGAATTAGAGTGCAGAATTAATGCAACCACGAAAGAAAACAGTAATTTAtcagaaaaagtgaaaaatttgtCACAGCAAAATAACgatattcaaaatcaattgaCCGAAAAGCAACGGGAACTTGTTGATTTAATAACAACGAAAGATCATCTAGAAGCACAAATTGTGGAATCGAAAGATGAGAAAGGTGAAGCCGAAAGGCGAGTCTGGGAATTACAGAGCATTATAGACAACAATACAAAATTTGTCAATGACTTGCAAACGGAATTGAGAAGCAACTATAAACAGattgaacaattaaaattgaagcATACAGAGGACACGCAACTGCAAAATCAGAGACTCGAAAATGTGATTGAGGAATTGGGTGCAAAGATGCAAGAATGCGAGATATTGAAGGAAGAATTGGAACAGAAGGAGAGATTGATCGGTCGCAATGTGACCGAAGAAGTTAAACTTGCCTTGGAATCTAAGGTTGGTGATTTGGAGAGAAAGTTGAAAGATTCCGAGGAGAAGATACAAATGCAATTGGAAAAGATGAAGAAGATAGCGGCcaatttgaagaagaaaacggCGGTGTGTCAGGAGCTTGAGACCAGGGTTGCCGAGCTTGAAGAAAAATGGACGACTGAGAAAGACGAGAAAGAGGCTAAAAACAAGCAAATTCAAGACGTGGAGATTGCAATCCGCGAGAAAGACAATAGAATAGCCGATCTCGAGGAGAAACTAGCCCAATCTAGAAACGAGTCTGCACAAGCGTCCAAGAATATCGAGAAACTGACCACCGATTTGTCCAACTTGAAGGAGAAGATGACTTTGCTCACTCAACAAATTACAGAGATGGAGGAGGAGATTGTAAAGTTGCGAGTGGATGTCGAATCTTCCACGGCTGATCTTACGTCGGAAAAAGAAAGTAGGCAGAATATATTGTCAGAGTACGAATCTTACAGGCGGCAAGTTGTCCAAGAGAACGAACGCAAGCAGTTGGAATTGGACGAGATGAAGGAGAAGGCCAGGGAGCTCAGCGTGAGGATGCAAGTTATGGAGGCGGAGTACGTCGAGCACCTTACTTTAATTAACGATCTCAAGGCTGAAAACGGCCTGTTGTTGTCGAAACAAGCGCATATAAACGAGAAATTAGAGACGGTCGAGAAAGAGTCGGAGGAGAGACGATTGTTGCTCGAGCAGATGGAGAGAGCGGTGGTCAACACTCGGGCGGAGGCCACTCAGACCCAAGAGGAGGAGATGGCGAACGAGGATGACGCGAAAATGAGCGGAGCCTTGCAGCACTGCAGCCATTGCGAGCAATGCCAGACATTGGTCCAGGCGTTGGAGGCTAAGTTGCAAGAGCGGGAAGCTGAGATAGAGAATTTGGATAACGAGTTGGCGAATTCCATTGGTAATTTCGTTCAGATGAGGGAATCCCTGAGGTTCAACGATCTGATGAATCAGACAGGTATGAGGAACAGAACGCTCGAGGATCCGTACAACGATCTTTTGTTCCAGTACAACTCGTTGGCGTCGAGTCACGAGGAGCTGAAAGTAAATTTGGAGAAAGCATCGAAGGAGAACGAGGAGTTGAGAGGGAGGATCGACCAACTGCGTTCCACGAATGACACGTTGCAAGAGAAGATAATGACGTTGGAAAACGTCGATGCGTTGAACTCTGATCTGGTTAAAAAATGCGAAGAACGGGAGGAGGAATTGTTAAACGTGCAACAGGAAATGCAAATTGTTCAGAGGCGATTGAACGCCCAGGCAGAATCTCTTAAATCCATGGAGGTGCAGAGAGAAACGGCAGAGAAATTGTTGCAAGATACGAAGGATAGTTTGCAGCGGGAGATCGACTCTCTCAAAATGGACAAAGACTCGAACGAGAGGAAGataaaagatttagaaatgGAGTTGAACACGTACAGGAACAGGAGCGCGGAATCTATGGCGAGCAGGGAAAGTACCTTCGACGTACCTCCTCGAGACAACGCTCCTCGATTGTTCGACGCCTCCAGAATCTTCGGCAGCGCCCCATCCGATTCCGATCCTCTGCCCGACAAGGAGGTGAAGAGATTGCGTTCTTTGctggaggagaaggaggcgCAATGCTCCAATCTGACCCAGGAGATCGATCAGTTGCAGGGGACGATGATCGAGGAGAGGACGCTGATCGAGCGATTGAAAGCCTCGCAAAAGGAACTGCAGGCCGATTTGGAAAAAGCGGAACAACTGGTGgccgagaaagaaaaacaaatcgaCTCGTTGAACGTCGAGCTGCGTAACTCTAACATGGAACGTGGAAACGATAAACTCGAGGAATCGCTGTTGGCCAAAGACGATCAATTGAGGGAATTGAATACCAGGCTGAGTTCCATGAAAGAGACGTTGGATGAGACGATCGTCGAACGAAATCGACAAGATTCCCTTCTACGATCCTACGAATCGCAGATAAACAATTTAGAGatggaattgaaaaattccagCGATCTCGAAGCGATACAGGATCTAGAGAAGCGCGTTCTGTCGCTCACGAAGGAGAGGGATTTGCTTCAATTGCAGGTAAACGATTTGACAAGGTCCATGGAGGAGCTGAAGGATTCGATCAACCTTGGACGAAACTTGCAGATGGAGATTGAGAGGGTTGGCCGCGAACGGGACGAGGCTAAAGAAACGATCGCGAATCTTAGCCGAGCGTTGGAGGAGGCCTGTAAACAATCCGACAAGGCAACGGCCACCGATGCGTCGACGAAGGAATCAACCCCGTTGGACGAAGAACAAGTCGGAAAAATTGTCACGGAGGAGAGGAACGTTTCCTCGGATGTCGGGGAGACGTGGGACGCCGGGTCGACGGAGAAAATTAACGTCGACGAGGAGATATGGGGATGGAACACGGAGGACGCGCAATTGGACAGCGAACAGGCCATGGCGTCCACCATATTGATTCCCAGCACGGAGATCCAGCTACGAGCCAAGGTAGACGATCTCCAGGATCAGATCAAAGATCtggagagggagagggcgAGGATGGTGGAGGAGAATAAGGCCGCTCAATTGAGGAACGCGAAAATGATAAAGAAGTTGAAGGAGTACAAGGTGCAGGCGGAGAGCCTGCAGcagcaattaaaaatacagaaatcGGCCACCGATTTTTACGGATTGGATTCAGCGATCGAGGAGGAGTTAAAGTCACAGATAGGTAAATTGGAGAAGAATTTGAACGAGGTTAAGGAGGAGCAGAGAAACACGGTTGCCGAGAAGGAGGCCTTGGCGAAACGGTTGGACGTTGTTGTCTCTGCGAACGAGAGATACATGGAGATGAAAGAGAGGCAGGACATGGATATGGAGGTACTGCGTATTCGAAACAAAGAATTATCCGAAAAAGTGGAAATTCTCGACAAACGTTTACAGGGAAGCGCGACACGCGAGAACTCGACGACCTTTCGGATCGTCGAGGATGTCGATCCCTCGAGCGAGCAAGTTGAGCAGAAGGTGGTCGCGCAAGAGCAGGTGGTTGCTGCCAACAGGGGGAAACGCTCCGCCGAGGAGGCGGATCTCGAAAGTTTGTCGAAAAAGTACAAGGAGGAGATCGACGATCTCAAGGACGAGATGGAGGCGCTTGCGACCGAGAACGAGCAACTTCAACACTTCCTAGAGGAGCAAAAGATCAAGTTGTCCGCCTTAGAGTCGAAACGTAACGCCGAGGAGGACGAGTCCATCCAGATCGTGGACGatttaaacagaaaaatttctgaattgcAGGCGGTGTTGAGTAAATCTAGGGAGGAGTATGATTTGTTGAGGAAGCAGTACGAGCAGAGCTTGATGGACGCTAACGATCAAGTTACGGCAATGAGGCAGAACGCCGATTACTTGAAAGAAGAGGCTTTCGAGAGGACGAGCAAATTGGAAATGGAGGTAGCCGATTTGCGCCAACAACTCGAGGCTTCCGAACTGAACGTTACTGAGTTACAAAAGAGTTTGGAGGACGCTTTGCGAGAAAAATTAAGGGCGGAGGAAAGGTTAACAGATTTAACGGCGTCCTCGGAGAAGCAGGTTTCTTCTTTGAACGCGTCCATGTTGGAAGTGACCGATCTTTTGAATATCAGGATACAGGAAGTGGCGGACTTGAAGCAAGAACTTCAAAAACAGTACGTGGACCACGAAGAAGCAAAAATGAAGTTGCAGAACAGCGTACAGGAGTTGAATCGAGAATTCGACGAGAAGAGGCAAGAAATGGAGGATTTGAAGAGGTCGTTCacagagaaggagaaggaattTATCGAACGGCAGAGCGTGGAAACGGTGAGCGCCCTCGTGAGTCAGGCGACTCAAGAATTGATGCAAAAACACGCGATAGAAATCGAGGAGAGGGATAAACACGTGCAAAATCTTAACGAAAGATTGTCCACGTTGGAAATAGCTACAAACGAGTATTTGCTCGAGAAACAGAACAACGTTATTCAACTCGACGCCCAAACACAAGAATTAGAACTTTTGAGACAGAATTTGATGGAAAAGGAGTCGAGTTTGGCATCTGTTCGAGAGAGATTTGCGTCGACGGAGAAACAATTGACCGAGAGAGAGTTGGAGTTGAACGAAAGGGAGGAAACGATTCAGAAATTGTCATTAGAGAATCAAAGATACGTGGAAACTATCGAAGAGCTACGTAAACGTTTGAACGAGTCTGCAGCAATCTCGGCCAATGTGAACGAGTATACGCTACGTATTCAGACTTTGGAACAGGAAGTCGAAAACATGAGATCACTCCTAGACGAGAAGGACGAGATCTTGCGAAAGAGCGCACAAGAGACGACAGAGTGTAgggaaattatagaaaaaaatagaatagaattgaGCGAACTTCGTATGGAGATACAGAAGGTGGAAGATTTGAAGAATGAACTGTTGGAAAAGGGCGAGCAAGTGAACAgtttgaaattggaattggaaGCAACCCGTAAAGTTTTGGAGGAAACTAGGCAAAATTTGAACGAAAAGGTATCTCTTCTAGATCAAAGTAATCAGATGttgaacgaaaaagaaatggaaattgatAGATTGTCGAGTTTGCAACAGGATCGACGTAATTCTGTTAACATGATAGATGGTTTACCTGTCTTTAGAATGGGCAATGGCGAGCAAAATTTACAGCTTACCATAGACAACATGCAGGTTGAACTTGAAAGGAGGCAGGAAGAGATCGagcatttgaaatatatcctGAACGAGAACACGTATCCAGGTATAATTCAAGAGATGCAACAAAGGATCAATTGTCTGTACAATGAGAAGGCGGAGTTGGAATCTTCATTGGAGGTAATCAATGCAAGAGCCGAGGAAAAGGAGAAGCAAATTCATGCTTTGAAACAAAGAATCGAGACGCAAAGCCAGGAATTTATTTCCAAAGAAGAGGCGAGTTTTCATTCCAGGGATCGAAGATCGATCCAGGAACAGGAACAAATTGTCAGGCTTCAGAATGAGTTGTACACCAAGGAGCAAGAAATTAACGAACTCAAGTACATCGTAGCTGAAAAAGACTCTCAGTTGTCTGTCCAAGCCAGCATGGAGCCTCAATCGGATGAATTTGAACTACGCGAGATGGTTCAAAGATTAACTGCTGAATTATACGGTAAGGAAGAGGAAATTAAACatacaaaattaacaattgtcgAATTGCAGAGGGAAGTATCTCGCTTGAAAGAGTTTGAAAGATTTTCGGAACAGACTAGAGAAGCTGTGCAAAAGCTTAACGCGGAGAAGGAGCAGATTCGTTTGGAGGGTGAGGAATTTTTGGAGAGGAAgttgaaagagaaggaaatggAAATCGATGAGATAAAGCGAAACTTAGCTATGGAGAATCAAAAAATCTTGGATGAGTTATCGTTCAACAACAGAGACATTGAAAATCTGAAGAGTCAGTTGATGGAGTTGTCCACGACTGAGCAAAGAACGAAAGATGAATTACGTCGGAAGGAAGAGGATCTGATACAAGTAAATTCTGATTTGGCGGAGAAGGAACGAAGATTGGCTGAACTGAGCATTACCAAAGATGCAGAGCTTCACAATTTGAAGATACAAATTTATGAGAAGGACGCGCGTATAGAGGAACTCGTATCGTTGTacgaggagggagagaagcGATTTAccgaattgaaaaatactttGACGGCCAGAGAAGTCGAAATCAATTCGTTGAAGACACTTTTAGAGGATAAAGTAAaggaatatcaattaatacaaAACGTTTTAAAGAAAGATGTATCTGTTCTCGATACTTCTACAACTCTAAACACGGAAACCTCtgatgaaaagattaaaacgtCAACGTCACAGGAATTAGATCTTGCGTTGTATATGCTTCATCAAAGAGACGTAAGATGCGAAGAATTGACGCACGAATTGATGCAGTTACTCGAAGAACGCGATACGTTGCAATTACGCCTCTCTAACGCGATCAGAGTTAATGAAGACTTGAGGAAAGGTTCCTTAACGAATGTAGACCTCAGCCCGAAAATGGAGGCGTCCACTTCTGGAGACACTGTGGAACCAATTGTAGAACATCCTTCACCATCCAAATCTGAGGGACCTGTCGAGATAGCCAAAGAAGCTATTGACGCACCGATTGGGGAAAACAAGGAAATCCTTGCCCAAAA CTAG